In Silvanigrella paludirubra, the following are encoded in one genomic region:
- a CDS encoding SGNH/GDSL hydrolase family protein, with product MWIGGNDYLESMNSQKEFTKLIDNDSYQFSENIVNNIMNSITKLQKSSAKNFLVMSLPDIGMTPEAILNNNYNFTSGKFKKKEDIYYRLSEISQIHNSILKQKIEALNAYSQRSHIYYFDINPLLLKFINQKNFIDDTPFNYNLTYINSNFSFQGFEKNTIQMPCYKGDFKRNPIWGQFKSNKNLFCIEKKDLNFTKSLFWDSVHPTSYTHCLLSYAVHMHLGNLNLINKPKHSLFDHRNFCEAGFYERKVYN from the coding sequence ATTTGGATTGGTGGTAATGATTATTTAGAGAGTATGAACAGTCAAAAAGAATTTACAAAATTAATTGATAATGATTCCTATCAATTTAGTGAAAATATAGTAAATAATATAATGAATAGTATTACAAAACTACAAAAATCTAGTGCGAAAAATTTTTTAGTAATGAGCTTGCCTGATATTGGTATGACACCTGAAGCTATATTAAATAATAACTACAACTTTACATCAGGAAAATTCAAAAAAAAGGAGGATATTTATTATAGATTGTCAGAAATTTCTCAGATACATAATTCTATACTTAAACAAAAAATTGAAGCTCTAAATGCTTATTCGCAAAGATCTCATATTTATTATTTTGATATAAATCCTTTATTATTAAAATTTATAAATCAAAAAAATTTCATTGATGACACTCCATTTAATTACAATCTAACTTATATAAATAGTAATTTTTCATTCCAAGGTTTTGAAAAAAATACAATTCAAATGCCATGTTATAAAGGTGATTTTAAAAGAAACCCAATATGGGGGCAATTTAAATCAAATAAAAATTTATTTTGTATAGAAAAAAAAGATTTAAATTTTACGAAAAGTTTATTTTGGGATAGTGTCCATCCAACAAGCTATACACATTGCTTACTTTCATATGCTGTCCATATGCATTTAGGCAATTTAAACTTAATTAATAAACCAAAACATTCTTTGTTTGATCATAGAAATTTTTGTGAAGCAGGATTTTATGAAAGAAAAGTATATAACTAG